From Medicago truncatula cultivar Jemalong A17 chromosome 7, MtrunA17r5.0-ANR, whole genome shotgun sequence, a single genomic window includes:
- the LOC11420835 gene encoding dormancy-associated protein homolog 3 isoform X2 — MGLLDQLWDDTVAGPRPENGLSKLRKHNTFAARSNSGKETEAGSVRSYGEESSEQTTRVTRSIMIVKPPGYESGSPLASPAGSTTPVSPFSGTRDSFRFRRRSASDAYEKKGQNKSGPSSPFDV; from the exons ATGGGCCTTCTCGACCAGTTGTGGGACGACACCGTCGCTGGCCCTCGGCCGGAGAACGGTCTCAGCAAGCTTCGGAAGCATAACACCTTCGCCGCCCGATCTAACTCCGGCAAGG AAACGGAGGCGGGAAGCGTGAGATCGTATGGTGAGGAATCGTCGGAACAAACGACGAGAGTAACACGTAGCATCATGATCGTGAAACCGCCAGGGTACGAAAGTGGATCGCCTCTGGCTTCTCCCGCCGGTTCTACCACTCCGGTGTCTCCGTTTTCCG GAACTAGAGATTCCTTTCGGTTTCGACGAAGGTCGGCATCGGATGCATACGAGAAGAAAGGCCAAAACAAATCAGGCCCTTCTTCTCCTTTCGATGTGTGA
- the LOC11435125 gene encoding 60S ribosomal protein L18, whose product MGIDLKAGGKSKNTKRTEPKSNDIYLKLLVKLYRFLVRRTDSNFNAVILKRLFMSKVNRPPISLSKMIEYMKGKDGKIGVVVGAVTDDIRVYEVPVLKIAALRFTETARARIEKAGGECLTFDQLALRAPLGQNTVLLRGPKNAREAVKHFGRAPGVPHSHSKPYVRSKGRKQEKARGKRKSRGFRV is encoded by the exons ATG GGGATCGATCTCAAAGCTGGGGGTAAGAGCAAAAACACCAAACGAACAGAACCTAAATCCAATGATATCTACCTCAAGCTCCTCGTCAAG CTATATCGCTTCCTTGTCAGAAGGACTGACAGCAATTTCAATGCGGTAATACTCAAGCGCTTGTTCATGAGCAAGGTCAACCGACCTCCAATTTCTCTGTCAAAGATGATCGAGTACATGAAGGGGAAG GACGGTAAAATTGGTGTCGTTGTGGGGGCTGTGACAGATGATATCAGGGTATATGAAGTCCCAGTATTAAAAATTGCTGCCCTTAGGTTCACAGAGACGGCACGTGCTAGAATAGAGAAGGCAGGTGGTGAATGCTTAACATTTGATCAACTTGCCCTAAGAGCTCCCCTGGGACAGAACACG GTCCTACTAAGAGGCCCAAAGAATGCTAGGGAAGCAGTAAAACACTTTGGTCGTGCTCCTGGTGTGCCACACAGCCATTCCAAGCCGTATGTAAGATCAAAGGGAAGGAAACAAGAGAAAGCCAGAGGAAAGAGGAAGAGTAGAGGATTTAGGGTTtga
- the LOC11432243 gene encoding serine/threonine-protein phosphatase PP1, with protein sequence MEGEMDKTVVDDVIRRLLEGKGGKQVQLSESEIRQLCINARQIFLSQPILLDLRAPIRICGDIHGQYQDLLRLFEYGGYPPAANYLFLGDYVDRGKQSLETICLLLAYKIRYPDRVYLLRGNHEDAKINRIYGFYDECKRRFNVRLWKIFTDCFNCLPVAALIDEKILCMHGGLSPELQNLDQIREVTRPTEIPDSGLLCDLLWSDPDPKAEGWADSDRGVSCTFGSDVVAEFLDKNDLDLICRGHQVVEDGYEFFAKRRLVTIFSAPNYGGEFDNAGALLSVDESLVCSFEILKPADKEFGSSSSKMNLKKPPALG encoded by the exons ATGGAAGGAGAAATGGACAAAACAGTGGTAGATGATGTGATAAGAAGATTGTTAGAAGGAAAGGGAGGAAAACAAGTACAACTTTCTGAATCTGAGATTCGTCAACTTTGCATCAATGCAAGACAAATCTTCCTCTCTCAACCTATTCTTCTTGATCTTCGTGCTCCCATCCGCATTTGCG GTGATATTCATGGTCAATACCAAGACTTATTGAGACTTTTTGAATATGGTGGCTACCCTCCAGCTGCAAATTACTTGTTTCTTGGTGATTATGTAGACAGAGGGAAGCAAAGTTTGGAGACTATATGCTTGCTTTTGGCCTACAAAATAAGATATCCGGACAGAGTTTATCTCTTAAGAGGAAACCATGAAGATGCAAAGATAAACCGAATATATGGTTTTTACGATGAATGTAAAAGGAGGTTCAATGTTAGGCTATGGAAGATATTCACTGATTGCTTTAACTGTTTGCCGGTAGCTGCACTCATTGATGAGAAAATACTTTGTATGCATGGAGGACTTTCTCCTGAATTACAAAATTTAGATCAGATAAGAGAGGTTACGAGGCCTACCGAAATTCCAGACAGCGGTCTCTTGTGTGATCTGCTTTGGTCTGATCCTGATCCTAAAGCTGAGGGTTGGGCAGATAGCGACCGAGGTGTTTCGTGTACTTTTGGATCTGATGTTGTCGCGGAGTTTTTGGATAAAAATGATCTTGATCTTATTTGCAGGGGTCATCAG gTTGTGGAGGATGGATATGAGTTTTTCGCTAAAAGAAGATTAGTTACAATATTCTCTGCCCCAAATTATGGTGGGGAATTTGACAACGCCGGTGCGTTATTGAGCGTTGATGAATCTCTTGTATGTTCGTTTGAGATACTGAAACCTGCTGATAAAGAATTTGGAAGTAGTTCatcaaaaatgaatttgaagaag CCCCCTGCACTGGGATAG
- the LOC11420835 gene encoding dormancy-associated protein homolog 3 isoform X1: MGLLDQLWDDTVAGPRPENGLSKLRKHNTFAARSNSGKETEAGSVRSYGEESSEQTTRVTRSIMIVKPPGYESGSPLASPAGSTTPVSPFSGKELEIPFGFDEGRHRMHTRRKAKTNQALLLLSMCEK; encoded by the exons ATGGGCCTTCTCGACCAGTTGTGGGACGACACCGTCGCTGGCCCTCGGCCGGAGAACGGTCTCAGCAAGCTTCGGAAGCATAACACCTTCGCCGCCCGATCTAACTCCGGCAAGG AAACGGAGGCGGGAAGCGTGAGATCGTATGGTGAGGAATCGTCGGAACAAACGACGAGAGTAACACGTAGCATCATGATCGTGAAACCGCCAGGGTACGAAAGTGGATCGCCTCTGGCTTCTCCCGCCGGTTCTACCACTCCGGTGTCTCCGTTTTCCGGTAAG GAACTAGAGATTCCTTTCGGTTTCGACGAAGGTCGGCATCGGATGCATACGAGAAGAAAGGCCAAAACAAATCAGGCCCTTCTTCTCCTTTCGATGTGTGAGAAATGA